The following coding sequences are from one Capsicum annuum cultivar UCD-10X-F1 chromosome 3, UCD10Xv1.1, whole genome shotgun sequence window:
- the LOC107864566 gene encoding uncharacterized protein LOC107864566 isoform X3: MVLSLMLHHRFRGTSFGAAVVDQFQLSASVCIGTDISHGLACGPSGSWAPCSIRITRIGVLQSPTTSVPPSPTRSNSDSAASAIVDSSLPISSRSSELPRQMPHLSSVQKALIVRL; encoded by the exons atggtgctttctcttatgttacaccataggttcagaggcacaagcttCGGAGCAGCAGTAGTTGACCAGTTCCAGCTTTCAgcgtcagtg tgtataggtacagatatcagtcatgggttagcttgtggtccttcggggtcatgggcaccatgtagcattcggaTTACcagaatcggggtgttacaatctcCTACCACTTCTGTTCCACCTTCTCCTACCAGATCAAATTCAGATTCTGCTGCATCCGCAATAGTTGATTCCTCTCTTCCCATTAGCTCCCGTAGCAGTGAACTACCACGACAGATGCCTCATCTTTCATCAGTTCAAA AAGCCCTTATAGTTCGTCTTTGA
- the LOC107864566 gene encoding uncharacterized protein LOC107864566 isoform X1: MVLSLMLHHRFRGTSFGAAVVDQFQLSASVCIGTDISHGLACGPSGSWAPCSIRITRIGVLQSPTTSVPPSPTRSNSDSAASAIVDSSLPISSRSSELPRQMPHLSSVQSNQLYALSFGSVLTPVTTQVISIGDS; this comes from the exons atggtgctttctcttatgttacaccataggttcagaggcacaagcttCGGAGCAGCAGTAGTTGACCAGTTCCAGCTTTCAgcgtcagtg tgtataggtacagatatcagtcatgggttagcttgtggtccttcggggtcatgggcaccatgtagcattcggaTTACcagaatcggggtgttacaatctcCTACCACTTCTGTTCCACCTTCTCCTACCAGATCAAATTCAGATTCTGCTGCATCCGCAATAGTTGATTCCTCTCTTCCCATTAGCTCCCGTAGCAGTGAACTACCACGACAGATGCCTCATCTTTCATCAGTTCAAAGTAATCAACTTTATGCTTTATCATTTGGTTCTGTTCTAACACCAGTCACAACGCAAGTAATATCTATTGGTGATAGTTAG
- the LOC107864566 gene encoding uncharacterized protein LOC107864566 isoform X2, whose amino-acid sequence MWFRGTSFGAAVVDQFQLSASVCIGTDISHGLACGPSGSWAPCSIRITRIGVLQSPTTSVPPSPTRSNSDSAASAIVDSSLPISSRSSELPRQMPHLSSVQSNQLYALSFGSVLTPVTTQVISIGDS is encoded by the exons ATGTG gttcagaggcacaagcttCGGAGCAGCAGTAGTTGACCAGTTCCAGCTTTCAgcgtcagtg tgtataggtacagatatcagtcatgggttagcttgtggtccttcggggtcatgggcaccatgtagcattcggaTTACcagaatcggggtgttacaatctcCTACCACTTCTGTTCCACCTTCTCCTACCAGATCAAATTCAGATTCTGCTGCATCCGCAATAGTTGATTCCTCTCTTCCCATTAGCTCCCGTAGCAGTGAACTACCACGACAGATGCCTCATCTTTCATCAGTTCAAAGTAATCAACTTTATGCTTTATCATTTGGTTCTGTTCTAACACCAGTCACAACGCAAGTAATATCTATTGGTGATAGTTAG
- the LOC107864566 gene encoding probable acyl-activating enzyme 21 isoform X4: protein MTMISLCPLAQVLVQNVQIESLRSMEGLPKCSANYVPLTRINFLERTENVFTLTTSIIDGPSVKYTWEETNARCIKLASALSDLGISRKDVVQRHKLRSSSS, encoded by the exons atgacaatgataagcctCTGCCCATTAGCTCAG GTTTTGGTGCAGAATGTTCAAATTGAGTCATTGCGATCCATGGAGGGTTTGCCCAAGTGTTCTGCAAATTATGTTCCTTTGACACGCATAAATTTCTTAGAGAGAACAgaaaatgtgtttacattaacaACTTCTATCATTGATGGACCTTCTGTCAAGTACACTTGGGAAGAGACAAATGCTAGGTGTATAAAGCTTGCTTCTGCTTTGTCTGACCTTGGCATTTCTCGTAAAGATGTG gttcagaggcacaagcttCGGAGCAGCAGTAGTTGA